One genomic region from Nocardia vinacea encodes:
- a CDS encoding SDR family NAD(P)-dependent oxidoreductase → MPEFHGRSAVVTGGAHGIGAAIAQTLVKSGLRVVVADLLDTEGTATAESLGPTAIFRHLDVTDEHGWRQVLDDAEADFGPLAVVVNNAGILDFGGIESESPAMFRHVVDVNLFGAWLGMHLAAPRLRANGGGVIVNISSTAGLMGYSGIAGYVASKWGLRGLTKAAALELGDAGVRVCSVHPGPIHTPMTAGFDTSIAAAQPLPRFGEPEEVAAMVGFIVNEATFSTGSEFVIDGGATAGMTLVEPAEAHGTWQ, encoded by the coding sequence ATGCCCGAATTCCATGGCCGAAGCGCCGTCGTCACCGGCGGGGCGCACGGCATCGGCGCGGCCATCGCGCAAACGCTCGTCAAATCCGGCCTGCGCGTCGTCGTGGCCGACCTCCTCGACACCGAGGGCACCGCGACGGCCGAATCCCTCGGTCCGACAGCGATATTCCGGCACCTCGATGTCACCGACGAACACGGTTGGCGACAGGTACTCGACGACGCCGAAGCGGACTTCGGACCACTGGCCGTTGTGGTGAACAATGCGGGCATCCTCGACTTCGGCGGTATCGAGTCCGAATCCCCCGCGATGTTCCGGCACGTCGTCGATGTGAATCTGTTCGGCGCCTGGCTCGGTATGCATCTGGCGGCCCCGCGGCTGCGCGCCAATGGCGGAGGTGTCATTGTCAACATTTCCTCGACCGCGGGTCTGATGGGCTATTCCGGGATCGCCGGTTACGTGGCCAGCAAATGGGGCCTGCGCGGGTTGACCAAGGCCGCCGCACTCGAACTCGGCGACGCCGGTGTCCGGGTCTGCTCGGTGCACCCTGGACCGATCCACACCCCGATGACGGCTGGCTTCGATACCAGTATTGCTGCGGCCCAGCCGCTTCCGCGTTTCGGCGAACCAGAGGAGGTCGCGGCGATGGTCGGCTTCATCGTCAACGAGGCCACCTTCTCGACCGGATCGGAATTCGTCATCGATGGTGGCGCTACCGCAGGCATGACACTCGTCGAACCTGCCGAAGCGCACGGAACATGGCAGTGA
- a CDS encoding NAD(P)H nitroreductase, producing MDHGLPDDHTVRAALALAVRAPSVHNTQPWRWRIADRSVHLCLDPTRALPSTDLDQRDLVLSCGAALHHLRVAFAALGWSAVVRRLPNPAQPNHLASIEPVRHRPTPNEIELSAAIARRRTDRRLFTEWPVPPGYLGLVTERAATLGATVRQVTDRSRDYVVEAMRASAEQHAGDPEYRFEPAEWRDGPATAAVSAHEPDFAELLVVGTSADDRLSRLCAGEALSAVLLTATNVGLATCLLTEPLETPTLRDRVRAGVLDNYGYPQAVIRVGWAPTSDGQLPRTPRRAVEDVLAPSTVGVAEATAC from the coding sequence ATGGACCACGGACTGCCCGATGATCACACCGTGCGGGCGGCATTAGCGCTCGCGGTGCGGGCGCCGTCGGTACACAACACCCAACCGTGGCGGTGGCGAATTGCGGACCGCAGCGTCCACCTGTGTCTGGATCCGACCCGGGCATTGCCCTCGACCGACCTGGACCAACGCGATCTCGTCTTGAGCTGTGGTGCCGCGCTGCATCATCTGCGAGTCGCGTTCGCCGCGCTCGGCTGGTCAGCGGTAGTGCGACGGCTGCCGAATCCGGCGCAACCGAACCACCTGGCATCGATCGAACCGGTGCGCCATCGGCCGACCCCGAATGAAATCGAGTTGAGCGCCGCCATCGCCCGCAGGCGAACCGATCGCAGGCTCTTCACTGAGTGGCCGGTGCCGCCCGGGTACCTCGGATTGGTCACCGAGCGCGCGGCGACCCTGGGGGCGACCGTGCGGCAGGTGACCGACCGGTCGCGCGACTACGTGGTCGAAGCGATGCGGGCCTCGGCGGAGCAGCACGCCGGAGACCCGGAATACCGATTCGAGCCGGCCGAATGGCGTGACGGACCCGCCACGGCTGCCGTGTCCGCACACGAACCCGACTTTGCCGAACTGCTCGTAGTCGGCACCTCCGCCGACGATCGGCTCTCGCGATTGTGCGCGGGCGAGGCGTTGAGCGCGGTGCTGCTGACCGCGACGAATGTCGGGTTGGCCACCTGTCTGCTGACCGAACCGCTCGAGACACCGACACTGCGGGACCGTGTCCGTGCCGGCGTCCTGGACAATTACGGCTACCCCCAGGCCGTGATCAGAGTCGGCTGGGCACCGACTAGCGATGGACAGTTACCCCGCACACCTCGTCGGGCGGTCGAGGATGTGTTGGCTCCATCGACGGTAGGGGTCGCCGAGGCGACCGCCTGCTGA
- a CDS encoding DUF302 domain-containing protein produces MSYRVEVVESNTTTVLELRRSVHGDHAGDDIREGMRALYELAERTGIAPIGPPSTTYLGMLGPGMTTEVDFGLPVTDGALDGTTAQVSLRRPEPTLCASIRHHGDYRHIGDAYRALDNWIRSSDYQPMGPPTEVYLVALDAAVRPGDLVTEIRRPIAATLAVRVQALFADTVSALRKALAEQGFGIMTEIDVRATLHTKLGVRMDDYLILGACNPILAQRALTADPRVGLLLPCNVVIRTDGDTTLVEAVDPVLLLSGEVLHHTDRPELRAVAGEARDRLAAALATAEKRLETAEKRSPDPK; encoded by the coding sequence ATGTCATATCGGGTCGAGGTCGTCGAATCGAACACCACCACCGTGCTCGAACTGCGCCGCTCAGTGCACGGCGACCATGCCGGCGACGACATCCGCGAGGGGATGCGAGCACTCTACGAGTTGGCCGAACGCACCGGAATCGCGCCGATCGGACCACCATCGACGACGTATCTGGGCATGCTCGGACCAGGTATGACCACCGAGGTGGACTTCGGTCTCCCGGTGACCGACGGCGCACTCGACGGCACCACTGCACAAGTCAGCTTGCGCCGTCCCGAGCCGACGCTGTGCGCAAGCATCAGGCACCACGGCGACTATCGGCACATCGGTGACGCCTACCGCGCGTTGGACAACTGGATCCGCTCCTCCGACTATCAACCGATGGGGCCACCGACCGAGGTGTATCTGGTGGCACTGGACGCCGCCGTGCGGCCCGGGGATCTCGTGACCGAGATCCGCCGGCCGATCGCCGCCACCCTGGCTGTGCGGGTGCAAGCGCTGTTCGCCGACACCGTCTCGGCACTGCGAAAGGCATTGGCCGAACAGGGCTTCGGCATTATGACCGAGATCGACGTGCGCGCCACGCTGCACACGAAGCTCGGTGTGCGGATGGACGACTACCTGATTCTCGGCGCCTGCAACCCGATCCTCGCGCAGCGTGCGCTGACCGCCGATCCCCGCGTCGGACTACTGCTGCCGTGCAATGTCGTGATTCGCACCGACGGCGACACCACCCTCGTCGAGGCGGTCGACCCGGTGTTGCTGCTGTCCGGCGAGGTCCTGCACCACACCGACCGGCCCGAGCTACGTGCGGTCGCCGGAGAAGCACGCGACCGATTGGCGGCTGCCCTGGCGACCGCGGAAAAACGCCTGGAGACGGCGGAAAAGCGATCGCCCGATCCGAAGTAG
- a CDS encoding flavodoxin domain-containing protein, producing the protein MRIRVVYESMFGNTAAIAKAIAAALGEYGEVEVLDVAAAAQRPEPTVDLLVVGAPTHALGMSRTRTRRDAASRTEAPVAVDIGMREWLDAALPVPPGSRAAAFATKAAKPSWLPGSAARGAGKRLRRLGYELVDRPVDFLVDGILGPVTPGELERAPAWADRLARAELDHIAHRS; encoded by the coding sequence ATGCGGATCCGGGTCGTCTACGAGTCGATGTTCGGCAACACCGCTGCCATCGCCAAGGCCATCGCAGCGGCATTGGGCGAATACGGCGAGGTGGAGGTGTTGGATGTGGCCGCCGCCGCCCAGCGCCCCGAGCCGACGGTGGATCTGCTGGTGGTCGGTGCCCCGACACACGCCCTCGGGATGAGCCGGACTCGGACTCGGCGCGACGCGGCGAGCCGGACCGAGGCGCCGGTCGCGGTCGATATCGGCATGCGCGAATGGCTCGACGCGGCACTGCCGGTGCCGCCGGGCTCCCGGGCCGCCGCCTTCGCCACCAAGGCCGCGAAACCCTCCTGGTTACCGGGATCGGCCGCACGTGGTGCCGGAAAACGGTTGCGGCGCCTGGGTTATGAGCTCGTCGACCGACCGGTGGACTTCCTCGTCGACGGCATCCTCGGCCCGGTCACGCCGGGCGAATTGGAGCGCGCGCCGGCTTGGGCAGATCGCCTCGCCCGCGCCGAACTCGACCACATCGCGCACCGGTCCTGA
- a CDS encoding Acg family FMN-binding oxidoreductase, producing the protein MNASDRASAPDRRTVRMALKLASRAPSVHNTQPWCWMFDGARLQLRSDTDRLLQSADPLGRQLVISCGAVLDHARLAFLSMGWFAQVTRFPEPDLPDLLATLEFRPWPGALNTAAGRVRAIHRRRTDRLPMLAPDGWHDVLGAVRELARPHHVAVDEIADSSRPRLAAATEHATALRRYDMDYQNELHWWAGHSEVLEGIPVAALVSDAEAARVDVGRTFPSSPYSARRDDLEDKARLVVLSTLGDTPAQWLHTGEALSEVLLECTARGLATCALTHITELAASRSVITDLIPHRDFPQVIVRIGIAPEDTASAPTPRRPLDEVLEVRSS; encoded by the coding sequence ATGAACGCAAGTGATCGTGCGAGCGCACCCGATCGGAGGACCGTGCGGATGGCGCTGAAGCTCGCCTCCCGGGCCCCATCGGTGCACAACACCCAGCCATGGTGCTGGATGTTCGACGGCGCGCGACTGCAACTGCGCAGCGATACCGATCGGCTGCTGCAATCGGCGGATCCGCTCGGCAGGCAGCTGGTGATCAGCTGTGGCGCGGTGCTCGACCACGCGCGTCTGGCATTCCTGTCGATGGGCTGGTTTGCCCAGGTCACCCGATTCCCGGAACCCGATCTGCCGGACCTTTTGGCCACGCTGGAGTTCCGGCCGTGGCCCGGTGCGCTGAACACGGCGGCCGGACGGGTGCGCGCCATCCACCGGCGCCGCACCGACCGGCTGCCGATGCTGGCGCCGGACGGCTGGCACGACGTGCTGGGCGCCGTGCGCGAACTGGCGCGACCACATCACGTGGCGGTCGACGAAATCGCCGACAGCAGCAGGCCCCGACTGGCCGCGGCCACCGAGCATGCCACGGCGTTGCGCCGTTACGATATGGACTACCAGAACGAATTACATTGGTGGGCCGGACATTCCGAGGTCCTTGAGGGCATCCCCGTGGCCGCGCTGGTATCGGATGCCGAAGCCGCCAGGGTCGATGTCGGACGTACTTTCCCCTCTTCCCCGTATTCGGCCCGCCGAGACGACCTAGAGGACAAGGCCCGGCTGGTGGTGCTCAGCACCCTCGGCGATACCCCGGCACAGTGGCTGCATACCGGCGAGGCTCTCTCGGAGGTGCTGCTCGAATGCACCGCCCGGGGCCTGGCCACCTGCGCACTGACCCACATCACCGAACTCGCCGCCAGCCGCTCGGTGATCACCGACCTGATCCCCCACCGGGACTTCCCCCAGGTCATCGTCCGCATCGGCATCGCACCCGAGGACACCGCATCGGCCCCGACACCACGACGACCACTCGACGAGGTTCTCGAGGTCCGTTCGTCTTGA
- a CDS encoding Acg family FMN-binding oxidoreductase: MTDSGTTPVHSGPDHPTVLAAMRSAGRAPSVHNTQPWRWVFDGVRLHLYRDNDRLLTSTDPLGRQVVISCGAMLHHVRTAFAANGWHTDTTRLPDTQRSDYLAVIEFRPWPDPPMGVLARARAIEHRHTDRLPLFAPSNLAQLMHTARMLVTPHDLELDVLDESAYTNLAVASENVTAVRRYDTEYQTELHWWAGHSGDPEGIPCEALISAAEFARVGVGRTFPSAPHSARRDSLEDQARLLVLSSPRESVTAWLHTGEALSAVLLECTAAGSATCALTHITEMPSGRKAIAGMLPHPGIPQVVIRVGTAPDDEPQTPPTPRRPLTDILTMNHR, from the coding sequence ATGACCGACAGCGGCACTACCCCAGTTCATTCCGGGCCGGACCATCCGACGGTGCTGGCAGCTATGCGTTCGGCCGGCCGGGCACCGTCGGTGCACAACACTCAGCCGTGGCGCTGGGTATTCGACGGCGTCCGGCTGCACCTCTACCGCGACAACGACCGATTACTGACCTCGACCGACCCGCTCGGCAGACAAGTGGTGATCAGCTGTGGCGCGATGCTGCACCACGTGCGCACCGCGTTCGCCGCCAACGGGTGGCACACCGACACCACACGGCTGCCCGATACGCAACGCTCTGATTATCTGGCGGTTATCGAGTTCCGGCCGTGGCCGGATCCCCCGATGGGTGTGCTGGCCCGCGCCCGCGCCATCGAGCACCGACACACCGACCGGCTGCCGCTGTTCGCACCCTCGAACTTGGCACAGCTCATGCACACTGCGCGGATGCTGGTAACACCCCACGACCTCGAACTCGACGTCCTGGACGAGAGCGCCTATACGAACCTCGCGGTGGCCTCCGAGAACGTCACTGCGGTACGCCGCTACGACACCGAGTATCAGACCGAATTGCATTGGTGGGCTGGCCATTCCGGCGATCCGGAGGGTATCCCGTGTGAGGCTCTGATCTCCGCCGCCGAATTCGCCCGCGTCGGTGTCGGGCGCACCTTTCCCTCAGCACCGCATTCCGCGCGCCGCGACAGCCTCGAGGACCAGGCACGACTCCTGGTACTCAGCTCGCCCCGCGAATCCGTGACAGCCTGGCTGCACACCGGTGAGGCACTCTCCGCCGTGCTACTGGAATGCACCGCGGCCGGATCGGCGACCTGCGCGCTGACCCACATCACCGAGATGCCTTCGGGCCGCAAGGCTATCGCGGGGATGCTGCCTCACCCTGGTATCCCACAGGTCGTGATCCGCGTCGGCACCGCACCCGACGACGAGCCGCAGACCCCGCCGACGCCGCGCCGCCCGCTGACCGACATTCTGACAATGAACCACCGCTGA
- a CDS encoding universal stress protein, which yields MPSKTHTHAVAADAPIVVAVDGSTISRQAVAWAAVDAALHRCHLEIVTSFAIPYGFGPSMTLTQDDLDQLRADAERVLDDATRVARAAAPDVALSISTEAIDEPITPALLARSEQARMLVVGGRGLGAVRRVLLGSVSAAVARHAHSPVTVVHTTSATDAISACKPVLVGVDGTPNSMPAIELAFEEASRRKVSLIALHAWSDTSGLALSEVSWPGIANAEDTLFAESLADWTDGYPDVSVRRVLMCDNPARALLEEANNAQLVVVGSHGRGGFGGRLHGSTSTALLHSVRCPISIVRGE from the coding sequence ATGCCCAGCAAAACCCATACGCACGCCGTCGCGGCCGACGCGCCGATCGTGGTCGCGGTCGACGGTTCGACCATTTCCCGGCAGGCGGTGGCATGGGCGGCGGTCGATGCCGCCCTGCACCGGTGCCACCTGGAGATCGTGACGTCGTTCGCGATCCCGTACGGATTCGGCCCGTCGATGACGCTCACCCAGGACGATCTCGACCAACTGCGCGCCGATGCGGAGCGGGTGCTCGACGATGCGACGCGAGTGGCGCGGGCGGCCGCACCCGATGTGGCACTGTCCATCTCCACCGAAGCGATCGACGAGCCGATAACCCCGGCGCTGCTGGCCCGATCCGAACAGGCCAGAATGCTGGTCGTCGGCGGCCGCGGACTCGGCGCCGTACGCCGCGTGCTGCTCGGCTCGGTCAGCGCCGCGGTTGCCCGGCACGCCCACAGTCCGGTCACCGTGGTGCACACCACCTCGGCCACCGACGCGATCTCGGCATGCAAGCCGGTGCTGGTCGGCGTCGACGGCACACCGAACAGCATGCCGGCCATCGAATTGGCCTTCGAGGAGGCGTCCCGGCGCAAGGTCAGTCTCATCGCGCTGCATGCCTGGAGCGACACCAGTGGACTTGCCCTGTCCGAGGTCAGCTGGCCGGGCATAGCGAACGCCGAGGACACACTCTTCGCCGAAAGCCTGGCAGACTGGACCGACGGCTATCCCGATGTCTCGGTACGCCGAGTCCTGATGTGCGACAACCCGGCGCGCGCCCTTCTGGAGGAGGCGAACAACGCCCAACTTGTCGTCGTCGGCAGCCACGGGCGCGGCGGCTTCGGTGGCAGGCTGCATGGTTCGACCAGCACCGCCCTCCTGCACTCGGTGCGATGCCCGATCAGCATCGTGCGAGGCGAATAG
- a CDS encoding carboxymuconolactone decarboxylase family protein, whose translation MASYGTAVRDELRAPTRMLRRAIPDVYAGYKQLHDAALAAGVLDAKTKELIALAIAVSKECDGCIAAHAHAAVRHGATPAEAAEAIGVTFLMNGGPATVYGARAYAAITEFYADRRDDGMARADHT comes from the coding sequence ATGGCCAGCTACGGTACGGCGGTCCGAGACGAGTTGCGTGCTCCGACCCGCATGCTTCGGCGCGCGATACCGGATGTGTATGCAGGTTACAAGCAGTTGCACGATGCCGCGCTCGCCGCAGGAGTGTTGGACGCGAAGACCAAAGAGCTGATCGCCTTGGCGATCGCGGTGAGCAAGGAATGCGATGGGTGCATCGCCGCGCACGCCCACGCCGCGGTGCGGCACGGTGCCACGCCGGCGGAGGCCGCCGAGGCGATCGGTGTCACTTTCCTGATGAACGGTGGCCCCGCGACCGTCTACGGCGCCCGGGCGTACGCCGCGATCACCGAGTTCTACGCCGATCGCCGCGACGACGGCATGGCGCGGGCCGATCACACCTGA
- a CDS encoding SRPBCC family protein yields the protein MKTVTACAIGIGTYLVGLAVGYEVILRDRCLTWGSSDNEITRAMPGDDLLTDPDVVATRSITIDAAPERIWPWLVQMGPGRGGAYTYDWIENLFGLNMHSADTILPQFQNLAVGDTFVLGATGPRMRVAVLEPEQALVFASTDGHWVWAFGLYPSAEGTRLVSRNRIALPEAALPTRVLNRFIMEPGSWIMERKMLLGIEQRAERTSAKAVPSVILPDPPAAVGGQ from the coding sequence ATGAAGACAGTGACAGCTTGCGCGATCGGAATCGGTACATACCTGGTCGGGTTGGCGGTGGGCTATGAAGTGATCCTGCGTGATCGCTGCCTCACCTGGGGCTCCAGCGACAACGAGATCACCCGTGCGATGCCGGGTGATGACCTACTCACCGACCCGGATGTCGTTGCCACCAGGTCCATTACGATCGACGCGGCTCCAGAGCGGATCTGGCCGTGGCTGGTCCAGATGGGACCCGGCCGGGGCGGTGCCTACACCTACGACTGGATCGAGAACCTTTTCGGACTGAATATGCACAGCGCTGATACCATCCTGCCGCAGTTCCAAAACCTTGCCGTCGGTGACACTTTCGTGCTCGGTGCGACCGGCCCACGGATGCGGGTGGCCGTGCTCGAACCCGAACAGGCACTGGTGTTCGCCTCGACGGACGGGCACTGGGTGTGGGCGTTCGGGCTCTATCCGAGCGCCGAAGGCACTCGACTGGTCAGCCGCAACCGCATCGCGCTGCCCGAGGCGGCGCTGCCCACTCGCGTACTCAACCGGTTCATCATGGAGCCGGGCAGTTGGATCATGGAGCGCAAGATGCTGCTCGGCATCGAACAGCGCGCCGAGCGCACCTCTGCAAAGGCCGTACCTTCCGTCATACTGCCCGACCCACCCGCCGCGGTCGGCGGCCAGTGA
- a CDS encoding flavodoxin domain-containing protein has translation MESNTPRIAVIYATAEGSTRDIAEFIADDFRARGADVELSDIEHAPDLSHFRAIVLGSAVHNRDLLPAATTFVRTHREALRNTDVWMFSVGLGPALRGPIGRWIGGKVPQKIAALVASVAPWDYRAFAGHYERAGVSLQARTLYRLMGGGRYGDLRDWSAIRTWSSMIAQSLGLPQPQSTTVAP, from the coding sequence ATGGAATCGAATACACCCCGGATCGCGGTCATCTACGCGACCGCAGAGGGATCCACTCGTGATATTGCGGAGTTCATCGCCGATGATTTCCGCGCTCGTGGCGCCGATGTGGAGTTGAGCGACATCGAACACGCGCCCGACCTGTCCCACTTCCGCGCGATCGTACTCGGTAGCGCGGTGCACAATAGAGACCTCCTGCCAGCCGCGACAACCTTCGTTCGGACCCATCGCGAAGCGCTGCGCAACACCGATGTCTGGATGTTCAGTGTCGGTCTCGGTCCGGCACTGCGCGGCCCGATCGGGCGATGGATCGGCGGCAAAGTGCCGCAGAAGATCGCGGCCCTCGTCGCGTCGGTCGCCCCGTGGGACTATCGCGCCTTCGCCGGGCATTACGAACGCGCCGGTGTCTCGCTACAGGCACGCACGCTCTACCGCCTCATGGGCGGCGGACGCTACGGCGATCTGCGCGACTGGAGCGCGATCCGCACCTGGTCGTCGATGATCGCGCAATCGCTGGGCCTGCCACAGCCGCAATCGACGACGGTCGCGCCCTGA
- a CDS encoding serine hydrolase domain-containing protein, which translates to MPVIERSSVGDRVEALPARRAMVGSALAVVRAGRLEFFSGNGFADLAAHRPMTVDTVVRVASITKTFTAIGIMQLVQRGLIDLDVPAERYLRAFALVPADPGFRPATVRHLLTHTAGIGETVHPTRVLRPDFGESVELGTPIPALADYYRGGLCLRAEPGTRWTYSNHGFAALGQIIADVSGISLAQYLRENIFRPLGMTDTDLELTPSMRARLATGYHLRGNGPRAIALREMVTAGAASAYSTPRDMARYLAALSGGGANEFGAVVESSTLATMFEPQYQPDRRIPGMGLAFFRGVAGSHRIVEHQGILPGFDSQIWVAPDDGLGIFASTNGAHRAMLWLPAEVSALMNDLLGVRADAIRTDVGHHPEIWNEICGYYRLPGALTDLRARSMIGAGVQVRIHSGRPVLRLLTPVPSLLRGLPLHPDDPSDPWVFRVDLTRFGIGTGRIVFTRVPASNAMHMHFDLVPMTLLRRGDR; encoded by the coding sequence ATGCCGGTGATCGAACGAAGCAGTGTGGGGGATCGGGTCGAAGCTTTGCCGGCTCGTCGGGCGATGGTGGGATCGGCGTTAGCGGTCGTGCGGGCGGGGAGGTTGGAGTTCTTCTCCGGCAACGGTTTCGCCGATCTCGCCGCGCATCGGCCGATGACCGTGGATACGGTGGTGCGGGTCGCGTCGATCACCAAGACGTTCACCGCAATCGGGATTATGCAGCTGGTGCAGCGCGGCCTGATCGACCTCGATGTCCCGGCCGAGAGGTACTTGCGCGCCTTTGCGCTCGTTCCCGCCGACCCCGGTTTTCGGCCCGCCACCGTGCGCCACTTGTTGACTCACACTGCGGGGATCGGCGAGACAGTACATCCCACACGGGTTTTGCGGCCGGACTTCGGCGAGAGCGTGGAGCTCGGCACGCCGATACCAGCACTCGCGGACTACTACCGAGGTGGCTTGTGCCTGCGGGCCGAACCCGGCACTCGGTGGACCTACTCCAACCATGGGTTCGCCGCGCTCGGGCAGATCATCGCGGATGTCAGTGGAATCTCGTTGGCACAGTATTTGCGCGAGAATATCTTCCGACCACTCGGCATGACCGATACCGACCTGGAGCTCACGCCGAGCATGCGTGCTCGCCTCGCGACGGGCTACCACCTGCGGGGCAACGGACCCCGCGCCATCGCCCTTCGCGAGATGGTGACCGCCGGAGCCGCGTCGGCCTACTCGACGCCCCGCGACATGGCCCGCTATCTGGCAGCGCTCTCCGGCGGCGGGGCCAACGAATTCGGTGCGGTTGTCGAATCCAGCACGCTGGCAACGATGTTCGAGCCGCAGTATCAGCCGGATCGGCGGATACCGGGGATGGGTCTGGCTTTCTTCCGTGGTGTCGCGGGTAGTCATCGAATCGTCGAACATCAGGGCATACTGCCCGGGTTCGACTCCCAGATCTGGGTCGCGCCCGACGACGGACTCGGGATCTTCGCAAGCACCAACGGCGCGCACCGTGCCATGCTGTGGCTACCCGCGGAGGTTTCCGCGCTGATGAACGATCTGCTGGGTGTGCGCGCCGACGCGATTCGAACCGATGTCGGTCACCATCCGGAGATCTGGAACGAGATCTGCGGCTACTACCGCCTGCCCGGCGCCCTCACCGATCTTCGTGCCCGATCCATGATCGGCGCTGGGGTACAGGTCCGGATCCATTCCGGGAGGCCCGTACTACGGCTCTTAACCCCCGTCCCGAGCTTGCTGCGCGGATTGCCGCTGCACCCTGACGACCCCAGTGATCCGTGGGTATTCCGGGTCGACCTCACCCGGTTCGGCATCGGTACCGGCCGGATCGTGTTCACGCGGGTCCCGGCGAGCAATGCGATGCACATGCATTTCGATCTGGTCCCGATGACGCTGCTGCGCCGCGGCGACCGATAA